The proteins below come from a single Atribacterota bacterium genomic window:
- a CDS encoding carbohydrate ABC transporter permease: MKSGRKFGFASSSTPPVVLVLLLLYALFPLFVAVNTSLKSRADLFADPLGLPRELYVSNYAKAFQTGNFKQAFFNSAILAAGTVFGLLLTAIPAAYALAKIHFKGSSFLVGYYFFCTTIPQQLFIIPLYFTFSRFGLTNSLFGLVLIYIATFSPFSILLMRSYFVGIPHELVEAALIDGASLFGAFWRVVFPVARPGVITTVVVVAMWSWNNFLLPLTFLNQEGMMPVTVRLGMLMGKWSAAWELIMASALMGALPIVVLFAFLHRKFIAGLAGTGLKG, from the coding sequence GTGAAAAGTGGACGAAAGTTCGGTTTTGCCAGTTCGTCTACCCCGCCGGTTGTTCTCGTCCTTCTCCTGCTGTACGCTCTGTTCCCCCTTTTTGTTGCCGTGAATACCTCTTTAAAGAGCCGGGCGGACCTTTTTGCTGACCCCCTGGGATTGCCCAGGGAGCTGTACGTCTCAAACTATGCTAAAGCCTTTCAAACCGGGAATTTCAAACAGGCTTTCTTCAATAGCGCCATTCTGGCTGCAGGAACCGTGTTTGGTTTGCTCCTCACGGCTATCCCCGCAGCGTATGCCCTGGCGAAGATTCACTTCAAGGGTAGCTCCTTTCTTGTGGGATACTACTTTTTTTGCACCACCATTCCGCAGCAACTTTTCATCATTCCTCTGTATTTCACCTTTTCTCGCTTTGGCCTTACCAACTCTCTTTTTGGGCTGGTACTCATCTACATCGCCACCTTTTCGCCGTTTTCAATTCTTCTCATGCGTTCCTACTTCGTGGGAATTCCGCATGAACTCGTCGAAGCCGCCCTGATTGACGGTGCGTCTCTTTTTGGAGCTTTCTGGCGGGTGGTTTTTCCCGTAGCCCGGCCAGGTGTCATTACCACGGTGGTGGTGGTCGCGATGTGGAGCTGGAACAACTTTCTCCTTCCCCTCACCTTCCTCAACCAGGAAGGGATGATGCCAGTCACAGTTCGTTTGGGCATGCTCATGGGGAAATGGAGTGCCGCCTGGGAATTGATCATGGCTAGCGCTCTCATGGGAGCATTACCGATTGTGGTGCTCTTTGCCTTTTTGCACCGGAAGTTTATCGCTGGTCTGGCCGGGACTGGTCTGAAAGGATGA